From Pelmatolapia mariae isolate MD_Pm_ZW linkage group LG22, Pm_UMD_F_2, whole genome shotgun sequence, a single genomic window includes:
- the s100u gene encoding S100 calcium binding protein U — protein sequence MESAIQTMVKVFLKSSKGRESLGKKEFQNLVSSQLGNILTDTDSKEAIDNMGKGLDSDQDGKVGFEEFMKLVGYVACSLSEQRSLAKEEPAQNSASAQVAQSVPNKEDQKPKANEEAKPEANKEAKPAASAEVKVEANADAKAEVKVEAKAEGQTQPEAAKEAAVADTAAKAGEAAVKAEEKVEETVKVGETADKLPAAVKEDVEKKTEEATS from the exons ATGGAGAGTGCCATTCAGACCATGGTGAAGGTCTTCCTGAAGTCGTCCAAAGGAAGGGAGAGTCTAGGGAAGAAAGAATTCCAAAACCTTGTCTCATCCCAGCTGGGAAACATCCTCACG GACACAGACAGCAAAGAAGCGATAGACAACATGGGTAAGGGGCTGGATAGCGACCAAGATGGCAAGGTTGGCTTTGAGGAGTTCATGAAGCTAGTCGGCTATGTGGCCTGCTCGCTGAGTGAGCAACGTTCGCTCGCCAAAGAGGAACCTGCACAGAATTCTGCATCTGCACAAGTGGCACAAAGCGTCCCCAACAAGGAGGATCAGAAGCCCAAGGCGAACGAGGAAGCGAAGCCCGAGGCGAACAAAGAGGCAAAGCCAGCAGCAAGTGCTGAAGTGAAGGTAGAAGCAAACGCAGACGCAAAGGCAGAAGTAAAGGTAGAAGCAAAGGCAGAGGGGCAGACGCAGCCGGAGGCAGCAAAGGAAGCAGCTGTGGCAGACACAGCTGCAAAAGCAGGAGAAGCGGCTGTAAAAGCGGAGGAAAAGGTGGAGGAAACGGTAAAGGTGGGGGAAACTGCAGACAAGCTCCCCGCTGCTGTGAAGGAAGATGTGGAAAAGAAGACAGAGGAGGCGACCTCATAG
- the s100a11 gene encoding protein S100-A11, translated as MEAAISTLVTQFKTYAGKDGSSSTLSKDEFQHLVASQLPNYVKNASDPAVIDQLMGSLDENNDGELTFSEFWQLIGKLASKQGGFSQ; from the exons ATGGAAGCTGCTATCTCAACCCTTGTCACCCAGTTCAAGACATATGCTGGGAAAGACGGATCCTCCAGCACCCTGAGTAAGGATGAGTTCCAACACCTGGTGGCTTCTCAGCTGCCCAACTATGTCAAG AATGCCAGTGATCCCGCAGTCATCGACCAGCTCATGGGCTCACTGGATGAAAACAACGACGGGGAGCTGACTTTCTCCGAGTTCTGGCAGCTGATCGGAAAACTGGCGAGCAAGCAGGGAGGCTTCAGTCAGTAG